The following proteins are encoded in a genomic region of Propionispora vibrioides:
- the tpiA gene encoding triose-phosphate isomerase: protein MTSNNSPYRKPLIGTSWKMNKTNQEALAYLQRLQERLKDVSTSVFILPPFSALSETRRFLQESDSPLLFGSQNVHWDDAGAFTGEVSAPMLKEIGCQFVEINHQERRRWFSETNETANWKIHAVLRNNMSPIICLGEEKRETWDLTEAFLRYQLLQLLAGLEPAAAANIILAYEPLWAIGATEAASPAHVAQVHVLLRRLLTEKYGTTVAQAIPLLYGGSVNRQNAAGLSLLPEVDGLFVGRAALEPDGLADLVELALQAPSAASSIA, encoded by the coding sequence ATGACCAGCAACAACAGCCCCTACCGCAAGCCCCTCATCGGCACAAGCTGGAAAATGAACAAAACCAACCAGGAGGCACTGGCTTACTTGCAGCGCCTGCAGGAACGGCTCAAAGACGTCTCCACCTCTGTCTTTATCCTGCCACCGTTCAGCGCCCTATCGGAAACGCGGCGGTTTCTGCAAGAGAGCGACAGCCCGCTCCTGTTCGGTTCTCAAAATGTCCACTGGGACGACGCCGGTGCTTTTACCGGCGAAGTATCGGCGCCTATGCTAAAAGAAATCGGCTGCCAGTTTGTCGAAATCAATCACCAAGAACGGCGGCGCTGGTTCAGTGAAACCAACGAAACAGCCAATTGGAAAATCCATGCCGTGCTGCGTAATAATATGTCGCCGATTATCTGCCTGGGCGAAGAAAAACGGGAAACCTGGGATTTGACCGAAGCCTTTCTGCGCTATCAGCTGCTGCAGCTGTTGGCCGGTCTCGAACCGGCGGCGGCAGCCAACATCATCCTGGCCTATGAGCCGCTCTGGGCCATCGGCGCCACCGAGGCCGCCTCACCGGCCCATGTGGCACAGGTTCACGTCTTGCTCCGCCGGCTGCTAACCGAAAAATATGGCACTACGGTAGCTCAAGCCATCCCGCTGCTCTACGGCGGCAGCGTCAACCGGCAAAACGCCGCGGGACTGTCCTTACTGCCCGAGGTGGACGGTCTCTTTGTCGGCCGCGCCGCTCTCGAACCCGACGGCCTGGCCGACCTGGTCGAACTGGCCCTGCAGGCGCCGTCCGCCGCTTCCTCTATCGCTTAA
- the pdxA gene encoding 4-hydroxythreonine-4-phosphate dehydrogenase PdxA, which yields MRPLIGITIGDPAGIGPEIVVRSLANPDIYQQVRPLIIGSKKIVERALLVTNSQLIVQAVAAPADGTYRPGTVDVLDIDNVQPDAVPFGVISATAGQAAYDYIKTAIALALDKRIDGIATAPIQKEAIHQAGIPYIGHTEMFTGLTDSPKAVTMFHVNKMRIFFLSRHLSLLKACQYVTYENVLPFIENCAAAMKRLGLPNARLAVAALNPHGGEQGLCGDEEMTALAPAVKTAQEKGIRAMGPIPADSIFRLFDIDQCDAVLSLYHDQGHIAAKVHDLARTVSVTVGLPFVRTSVDHGTAFDIAGKGLASSKSMEESIRVTGLYVNLIQANGSDPV from the coding sequence ATGCGTCCACTTATCGGCATCACCATCGGCGATCCGGCGGGTATCGGCCCGGAAATCGTCGTCCGCTCGCTGGCCAACCCGGACATCTACCAGCAGGTTCGCCCGCTAATTATCGGCAGCAAAAAAATCGTTGAACGGGCCTTGCTCGTCACCAACAGCCAACTGATCGTGCAGGCTGTCGCCGCTCCGGCGGACGGCACCTACCGGCCCGGCACCGTTGACGTGCTGGATATCGACAACGTGCAGCCCGACGCTGTGCCCTTCGGTGTCATCAGCGCCACCGCCGGTCAGGCTGCCTACGACTATATCAAAACAGCGATTGCCCTGGCACTGGACAAAAGAATTGACGGCATCGCCACCGCCCCGATCCAGAAGGAAGCTATCCACCAGGCCGGCATTCCTTATATCGGTCACACCGAAATGTTTACCGGTCTGACCGATTCGCCCAAGGCGGTTACCATGTTTCATGTCAACAAAATGCGGATTTTCTTCCTCAGCCGCCATCTGTCCCTCTTAAAGGCCTGCCAGTATGTCACCTATGAGAATGTGCTGCCCTTTATCGAAAACTGCGCGGCCGCCATGAAACGGCTGGGTCTGCCCAACGCCCGCCTGGCAGTAGCTGCGCTCAATCCCCACGGCGGCGAACAGGGCCTGTGCGGCGACGAGGAAATGACGGCACTGGCCCCGGCGGTCAAAACCGCTCAGGAAAAGGGCATCCGGGCTATGGGCCCCATTCCGGCCGACTCGATCTTCCGCTTGTTTGACATCGATCAGTGCGATGCCGTCTTGTCGCTCTACCATGACCAGGGCCATATTGCCGCCAAGGTGCACGACCTGGCCCGGACGGTCAGCGTGACCGTCGGTCTGCCTTTCGTCCGCACCTCGGTCGACCACGGCACGGCCTTCGACATTGCCGGCAAAGGCCTGGCCAGTTCCAAAAGTATGGAAGAGTCCATCCGGGTGACCGGACTGTATGTCAACCTAATTCAAGCCAACGGGAGTGATCCGGTATGA
- a CDS encoding four-carbon acid sugar kinase family protein has protein sequence MAEWAVIADDLTGANTAGVLLTNSYFRTLTTIEHRTIEKFPLQDYDAIVVNASSRTLDAAEAYERIRECTGQLLQRGITRFSKRIDSTIRGNLGAEIEGMMDALPDNAIACVVAVYPASGRMVVGGYQLVNGVPVHKTPAGNDPVKPVHSSALSEEISTQTALPQGFIPLSVTLQGSEAITAAARRQIEQGARILLFDAITFADIGAIAEGINRLQVPWFAVDPGPFTQKACELAYLGKQRVTRKKAGKVFIVAASASDLTRSQLAYLQNECQAHIIDVDIRHFLDSDEEQPVEEVIAREIWEISQCNDVFGLRAAGNKEFLIDIKAEAHKRGVTQDDIARRITYGLARIARKALQPGMNYLKGIYLTGGDMTVAFCRESQVEAIELIDEVQPHISFGTLVGGPLHGIALITKGGLIGETNTVMVCTKYLLNY, from the coding sequence ATGGCCGAGTGGGCAGTCATTGCTGATGATTTAACCGGCGCCAATACGGCAGGCGTCCTGCTGACCAATAGCTATTTCCGTACATTGACCACTATCGAACACCGCACCATTGAAAAATTCCCTCTTCAGGACTATGACGCCATTGTCGTCAACGCATCCAGCCGCACGCTGGATGCCGCCGAAGCGTATGAACGCATCCGGGAGTGTACCGGTCAACTGCTGCAGCGCGGGATTACCCGCTTTTCCAAACGGATCGACAGCACCATCCGGGGCAATCTGGGGGCCGAAATTGAAGGCATGATGGATGCCCTGCCGGACAATGCCATTGCCTGCGTCGTGGCCGTTTATCCGGCCTCGGGACGCATGGTCGTCGGCGGCTACCAGCTGGTCAACGGCGTACCGGTCCATAAAACCCCGGCTGGCAACGATCCGGTCAAGCCGGTGCACAGCAGCGCGCTGAGTGAGGAAATCAGCACCCAGACGGCCTTGCCACAAGGCTTTATCCCCCTGTCGGTCACGCTGCAGGGCAGCGAGGCCATTACCGCGGCAGCCCGCCGGCAAATTGAACAGGGCGCCCGCATCCTGCTGTTTGACGCCATCACTTTTGCCGATATCGGCGCGATTGCTGAGGGCATTAACCGCCTGCAGGTTCCCTGGTTTGCCGTAGACCCCGGCCCGTTCACGCAAAAGGCCTGCGAACTGGCCTACCTGGGCAAACAGCGGGTCACCCGGAAAAAAGCCGGTAAAGTGTTTATCGTCGCCGCCAGTGCCTCCGACCTGACCCGCAGCCAATTAGCCTATTTGCAGAATGAATGTCAGGCCCACATTATCGACGTGGATATCCGTCACTTCCTCGATTCCGACGAGGAGCAGCCGGTGGAAGAAGTCATCGCCCGCGAAATCTGGGAAATCAGCCAGTGTAATGATGTGTTCGGACTGCGGGCCGCCGGCAATAAGGAGTTTTTAATTGACATTAAGGCCGAAGCCCATAAACGGGGCGTCACCCAGGATGACATTGCCCGGCGCATCACCTACGGCCTGGCCCGCATCGCCCGCAAAGCCCTGCAGCCGGGAATGAATTACTTAAAAGGCATCTATCTGACCGGCGGCGATATGACGGTAGCCTTCTGCCGCGAAAGCCAGGTCGAAGCCATTGAACTGATCGATGAGGTCCAGCCGCACATTTCCTTTGGCACCCTGGTCGGCGGCCCGCTGCACGGCATCGCCCTCATTACCAAGGGCGGCCTGATCGGCGAAACCAACACCGTGATGGTCTGCACCAAATATCTGTTAAACTATTAA
- a CDS encoding MFS transporter: MSRFRWVVLAIIFVTYAINFADRSNIGVALPFIQKEFHFNNFEAGSIASFFFLGYAISQIPAGFWLSKFGARGMVPASILGFSLFTYLIGTAQSVAAIKWFRLGLGIFEGPTPVGLTSTINNWFPSKEKATGVGFYIASTMFAPIVIPPLCVWIATEFGWRTIFYTFSLPGFAMAVIWYLLVRNKPAESPYVNEQEVSYIQGAGETAAVKQAEAVSLGWLDKLIRAKNIAKIETRKNIFTSWNIWGNCLAYFMMVSVLYGLMTWIPSYLVNAKHYSFLKMGFVAAAPWVGGLIGSILGGWISDKLLHKRRKPTMLLTALSTCLMMAVMVNLPENSTAVSAALFMTGFLLNVGWPAFTAYPMGLTTGSTYPIAIALVNSGGNLGGFFSPMIAGALLDKFQTYDFVFTYFGLAAIIGFLIILTLDEPVEIKKTQGEIQHGRVGSHC, encoded by the coding sequence ATGAGTCGATTCCGTTGGGTTGTTCTAGCCATTATCTTTGTTACCTATGCGATCAATTTCGCCGACCGCAGCAATATCGGCGTAGCGTTGCCTTTTATCCAGAAAGAATTTCACTTTAACAATTTTGAGGCCGGTTCGATTGCCAGTTTCTTTTTCCTGGGCTATGCCATCAGCCAAATACCGGCAGGCTTCTGGCTCAGTAAATTCGGCGCCCGCGGCATGGTGCCGGCTTCGATTTTAGGGTTTTCCCTGTTTACCTATTTGATCGGCACTGCCCAGTCAGTGGCCGCCATCAAATGGTTCCGTCTGGGGCTGGGCATTTTTGAAGGCCCCACGCCGGTCGGTCTGACCTCTACCATCAACAACTGGTTTCCTTCGAAGGAAAAGGCCACCGGTGTCGGCTTCTACATTGCTTCCACCATGTTCGCCCCCATTGTCATCCCGCCGCTGTGCGTCTGGATCGCCACCGAATTCGGCTGGCGCACCATCTTCTACACGTTCTCCCTGCCGGGTTTTGCTATGGCGGTCATCTGGTATCTGCTGGTGCGCAACAAGCCGGCCGAAAGTCCCTATGTAAACGAACAGGAGGTCAGCTATATTCAGGGAGCCGGCGAGACTGCCGCGGTCAAGCAGGCAGAGGCCGTGTCACTGGGCTGGCTGGATAAGCTGATTCGGGCCAAAAATATTGCGAAAATTGAGACTAGAAAGAATATTTTTACCTCCTGGAATATCTGGGGCAACTGCCTGGCCTACTTTATGATGGTCAGCGTGCTGTATGGTTTAATGACCTGGATTCCTTCCTATCTGGTAAACGCCAAGCATTACTCCTTCCTCAAGATGGGCTTTGTCGCCGCCGCGCCGTGGGTGGGCGGGCTGATCGGTTCCATCCTGGGCGGCTGGATTTCCGATAAGCTGCTGCACAAACGCCGGAAACCGACTATGCTGCTGACAGCCCTGTCCACCTGCCTGATGATGGCGGTTATGGTCAATCTGCCGGAAAACTCCACCGCCGTTTCGGCCGCCCTGTTTATGACCGGGTTCCTGCTCAACGTAGGCTGGCCGGCCTTTACCGCCTACCCGATGGGACTTACCACAGGCAGTACTTATCCGATCGCTATTGCCTTAGTCAATAGCGGCGGCAATCTGGGCGGCTTCTTTTCTCCCATGATCGCCGGCGCCCTGCTGGATAAATTCCAGACTTACGACTTTGTCTTCACCTATTTCGGTTTGGCGGCGATTATCGGCTTCTTAATCATTCTGACTCTGGATGAACCGGTAGAAATTAAGAAAACGCAAGGAGAGATACAACATGGCCGAGTGGGCAGTCATTGCTGA
- a CDS encoding MurR/RpiR family transcriptional regulator: MTHPRSQESDAFNLTNASCPAEESVSETATSTDGSDQHDSDTAAATNQVLAQLTERYHALGRQTKLVADYVLKNPKSVVLLSIAELADQCQVSQFTVTHLCKTIGLSGYQELKLALSRTFIKPLENIHEEIGETDQIPDIATKLAESHTASIHFTRQNVDMQQVKRVVDALAGASRVDIYGMGNAGVAAQSALNKFFRLGLDVRVPQDSHLQSMYASLLKPGDVAIGISTAGSSKDVLDAMRQAKQAGATTVALTSRAGSPLAKTCELKLITTSQESMYRSESMENLIAQIYLLDVLYVSVAMLKKDMFLNNLQKTRKALLVKKV, translated from the coding sequence ATGACTCATCCACGTTCGCAGGAGAGCGACGCTTTCAACCTTACTAACGCATCGTGTCCGGCCGAAGAATCCGTTAGCGAGACAGCAACCAGCACGGATGGATCCGACCAGCACGATTCTGATACAGCGGCGGCAACCAACCAGGTCCTGGCTCAGCTAACGGAAAGGTACCATGCTTTAGGCCGACAGACCAAACTGGTGGCGGATTACGTGCTCAAGAATCCGAAAAGCGTAGTCCTGTTAAGCATCGCCGAACTGGCCGACCAATGTCAGGTAAGCCAGTTTACGGTAACCCACCTCTGCAAAACTATTGGCCTGTCCGGTTATCAGGAGCTAAAGCTGGCTTTATCCCGGACCTTTATTAAACCGTTGGAGAACATTCACGAAGAAATCGGCGAAACCGACCAAATTCCCGACATAGCGACCAAACTGGCGGAATCTCACACCGCTTCTATTCATTTTACCCGCCAGAATGTCGATATGCAGCAGGTCAAGCGGGTGGTCGACGCGCTGGCCGGCGCCAGCCGGGTAGACATTTATGGCATGGGCAATGCCGGTGTGGCAGCACAGAGCGCACTCAACAAATTTTTCCGTCTGGGGCTGGATGTCCGGGTTCCCCAGGACAGTCACCTGCAATCCATGTACGCTTCACTGCTCAAACCGGGCGATGTGGCCATCGGCATCAGCACCGCCGGCAGCAGCAAGGATGTCCTGGACGCCATGCGCCAGGCTAAACAGGCCGGCGCCACTACCGTGGCCCTGACCAGCCGGGCCGGCTCGCCCTTGGCCAAGACCTGTGAACTTAAGCTGATTACCACTTCCCAGGAGTCCATGTACCGCAGCGAGTCTATGGAAAACCTGATTGCCCAGATTTACCTCCTGGATGTGCTCTATGTCAGTGTCGCCATGCTGAAAAAAGACATGTTCCTCAACAACCTGCAGAAAACCAGAAAAGCCCTGCTGGTCAAAAAAGTATAA
- the fliB gene encoding flagellin lysine-N-methylase has protein sequence MYLYTSLCQSFACGMCGRCCRNDWLVSVDEATYDRSRTLFWQTGRQAEFERVFVPLTGARQTGEYAYIAKQDSGACWFLGGENLCRLQREAGHGFLDTVCQTFPRYPMSTARGLELTLSFSCSRVVELACQIDRLEVLRQDSPPFAVAPDAVVLTVHPQQRPASDPLHYYFEIEQHLLDILQWRGAPLSHRLRLLADTVTALRRLAGDDALGGQLTRLLYRNYDYMDAAGDGSGGDYGPAERLCEHFLVNLVFKKPFYLYGWQESLKLLSLIEDKLERTRAAATDQLAAVRELIMAIESSYCHNRQALYQLLARP, from the coding sequence TTGTACCTCTATACAAGTCTTTGCCAGTCCTTTGCCTGCGGCATGTGCGGCCGCTGCTGCCGCAACGACTGGCTGGTAAGCGTCGATGAAGCAACCTATGACCGCAGCCGGACACTGTTTTGGCAAACAGGCCGACAGGCAGAGTTTGAGCGGGTCTTTGTACCGCTGACCGGAGCAAGGCAGACTGGCGAGTACGCCTATATTGCCAAACAGGATAGCGGTGCCTGCTGGTTTTTGGGCGGGGAAAACCTTTGCCGCTTGCAGCGCGAAGCCGGGCACGGCTTTTTGGATACCGTATGTCAGACCTTTCCCCGCTACCCGATGAGCACTGCCCGGGGATTGGAACTAACGCTCAGCTTTAGCTGCTCCCGGGTGGTGGAGCTGGCCTGTCAGATCGACCGGCTGGAGGTACTGCGTCAGGACAGTCCGCCCTTTGCCGTCGCTCCCGACGCCGTGGTGCTGACCGTGCACCCGCAGCAGCGGCCGGCCAGTGATCCGCTTCATTATTATTTCGAGATTGAGCAGCACCTGCTGGACATTTTGCAGTGGCGCGGTGCACCGCTTAGCCATCGCCTGCGGCTGCTGGCTGACACCGTTACGGCGCTGCGGCGTCTGGCTGGCGACGACGCGCTGGGAGGGCAGCTTACCCGGCTGCTGTACCGTAATTATGACTATATGGATGCCGCCGGTGACGGCAGCGGGGGCGACTATGGCCCGGCCGAACGGCTATGTGAACACTTCCTGGTCAATCTGGTATTTAAAAAGCCCTTTTATTTGTATGGCTGGCAGGAAAGCTTGAAACTGCTCAGCCTAATAGAGGATAAACTCGAACGGACGCGCGCCGCGGCGACGGACCAATTGGCGGCGGTGCGGGAACTGATTATGGCCATAGAAAGCAGCTACTGCCACAACCGGCAGGCGTTATACCAACTGCTGGCCCGCCCTTAA
- the pflA gene encoding pyruvate formate-lyase-activating protein has translation MQGYYHSIETFGTVDGPGIRYVLFLSGCNLGCSFCHNPDTWQRGQKTITVDEVLADIDRYRSYYQSSGGGLTVSGGEPLLQPGFVAALFKAAQAAGLHTLLDTSGHCPPENLAAVLTHTDMVQFGLKAASPRLHHRLTGTDHRLILANLHYTSLQSSRLVVRYVLIPGLTDTPEELGLLAGIITALPNQPTVELLPYHTMGCEKWEQLNRPYALTGIPSATDLETERATGYLHSRGLTVL, from the coding sequence ATGCAAGGGTATTACCATTCCATTGAAACTTTCGGCACCGTCGACGGGCCGGGCATACGGTATGTGCTGTTTTTAAGCGGCTGCAACCTGGGCTGCTCTTTCTGTCACAATCCCGATACCTGGCAACGGGGCCAGAAAACCATTACCGTCGACGAGGTGCTGGCCGATATCGACCGCTACCGGTCCTATTACCAATCGTCCGGCGGCGGTCTTACGGTCAGCGGCGGTGAACCCCTGCTGCAGCCCGGCTTTGTCGCCGCCTTGTTTAAAGCAGCCCAAGCCGCCGGCTTGCATACCCTGCTGGATACCTCCGGCCATTGTCCGCCGGAAAACCTGGCAGCCGTCCTCACCCACACCGATATGGTGCAATTCGGTCTGAAAGCGGCCAGCCCACGGCTGCACCACCGGTTAACCGGCACTGACCACCGCCTCATTTTGGCTAATCTCCACTACACCTCGCTGCAGTCCAGCCGCCTGGTGGTCCGCTACGTGCTGATTCCCGGCCTGACCGATACCCCGGAGGAACTGGGCCTGCTGGCCGGCATCATCACGGCGCTGCCTAACCAGCCAACAGTCGAGCTGCTGCCCTACCATACGATGGGCTGTGAAAAATGGGAACAACTTAACCGCCCTTATGCGCTGACTGGTATTCCATCAGCCACCGACCTGGAGACAGAACGGGCTACCGGCTATTTGCACTCAAGAGGCCTTACCGTATTGTAA